The region ccctaaaccctaaaccctgaaccctaaaccctaaaccctaaaccctaaaccctaaaccctgaaccctaaaccctaaaccctgaaccctaaaccctaaccctaaaccctgaaccctaaaccctaaaccctgaaccctaaaccctaaaccctgaacctAACCctaaccctaaaccctgaaccctaaaccctgaaccctaaaccctaaaccctgaaccctaaccctaaaccctaaaccctaaaccctaaccctaaaccctgaaccctaaaccctaaaccctaaaccctaaaccctgaaccctgaaccctaaaccctaaaccctgaaccctaaaccctaaaccctgaaccctaaaccctaaaccctaaacctaaaccctgaaccctgaaccctaaaccctaaaccctaaaccctgaaccctaaaccctaaaccctgaaccctaaccctaaaccctgaaccctaacccctaaaccctaaaccctgaaccctgaaccctaaaccctaaaccctgaaccctgaaccctaaaccctgaaccctaaaccctgaaccctaaaccctgaaccctgaaccctaaaccctgaaccctgaaccctgaaccctgaaccctgaaccctgaaccctaaaccctgaaccctaaaccctaaaccctgaaccctaaaccctgaaccctaaacctaaaccctgaaccctaaacccctgaaccctaaaccctaaaccctgaaccctaacATATGTTGTGGATCCacatgttaataaaattaatttatctttATGCGGAATGTCTATTTAAATTACCATCAAAACATTTTGATcgttttaaattattatttagtGTGTAATTTCGTGTTTCTtttgaattaaaatatattaaatacatttatttcgtcatgaaatcaaataattaatgTTATAATTCAATTACATTTTCTGTATTATTCCCCATTATATTACTTcgatcattttttttgaccGTTCGAAATTTATCTTTGTACTTTTGTTATTATCATAAAACTTAAAATTTCTTAATAATTAACTATATATCGATCATCATCATCAAATTAATATACTTATGatctatttttatctttattatttgtattttgtTCCTTAAACTTTGTCTTTGAAAGATTTACAGAACCCAAATAATCAatactaatataaatattaaaaattacaatttattttatcactTATAATAGCttatttcttatatatgtttaaaacAATTCATTAAACTAATAAATGTTATCAAATCattcaaaattatacaaattaaGTACAATATAATACATGGACCTAACGCCAATATCTGTTCCCCAAACACTATCTTAACCCTGGCCCacaacataaaaattatataaaaaattatattataatatattccgAACCATAACTCAAAATGCAGATACAGTGAACAAAACAATAACCCATAATGCATAACCTTGCCCCATAAAACATAAACACCTCGGTATCAAGAATATTAgaatcgaaaaaaaattaattatatatatttattgattTTACAACTTTatgtttcattatttatttctacttttttaatcatttttatataaacaataaatatttgtgaataacttaaaatattttggctaattgtacatataacatataataatatttcctATAAATTcacacttttttattattattcaattCGCGGGGTATATTTTCGTATTTTACTTAATGAGTTTTTAAATGTTGCAaagtaatatttataaaacttaattattattgtgtAGCATTACAAAAAAGAGAACAAAATTCTAGGTTGAAATTTACAAAGTAatacacaaaaatatattaataaaataaatctaCAACATCACACTAAAAATTGTGTATTTAAAgccaaattttatataaaataataaagaaaatataagttataaggcataatatacattaagaatgcaaaattatgtattttaaaatgtgcatataaaatataaaattatatgcatacaaataataaatactaTGGTTATAGCAAATGGATCAATCTTATTTCagttattaattattttcgtAATATTCTTTCACAAACTATATACTACAAATAAGAATAGTAACGAAACagttcatataaatatatatatgttaacGTTTTATTcaattgtataaaaaaaatgtattactacttttattttaataaatacataataaaaccctaaacctcaactttacaaaaaatataagacattaattaaatttatcattCTATAGTGTCTCGCTTTCATTtatagacaaaaaaaattaacaaaaaattaacaaaaaaaataacaaaaaaaatcaacaaaaaaaattaacaaaaaattaacaaaaaaaataacaaaaaaaatcaacaaaaaaaatcaacaaaaaaaatcaacaaaaatatcacaaaaaaatcaataaaaaaaattaattaataaatggtgCAGGGCCTATTGCATaagtttgtatatatttaataatggaACTTTCCCCCATAAACggaatttataaattttttagtcTGTTTTTTTCGACtatatgattttataattatttgcatCTTCTTTCTTCTATCACTTAAGTTTATAACTGTTCATGTCGTTTTATTTACACCAAACAAATTTGTagattttttcattttttttctttttaatttctttcTCCGTTCAAATACCAAAAACtaacataaaattataaaaaatgaataatattttacagtcaggaaatattttaaaaattgtacacttcataattttcttttatttaccTTGTACATAATAGCTAAAGTAATggatattataataactaTAATTGGAAttccaatttttttgaattctttgaatatatatatatcaccTATTCCTATTGTTCCATTTCCTTTTATTCCAGATTCAGGGTCTGTTGGTATAATTACTGGGACTTCCACCGGTTTTTCAGATCCTTGATCGTTTTGATCAGAATCTTGGTTTCCAGATGACTCCTCAGACGATTGATctgtttcattttgttctgTAGAACTTGGTGAATTTTGTGGAGTTTTTTGAGTGTGTTCTGAGTCTTTTTGGGGTTGTGATGGGTCATCCCCTCCTCCGCCTGATTCAGCAGGGGAATCTACTTGATTAGAATCGGTacttatattatcaataatgtcattaaaaaaatcactaaatttttcgaaaaaattgtttacaTTAGACACAGATGTATTATACAAATTCTTAATAGTATCCTTGGCGTTTGTAAGTTgctcttttttttccttataaaattttaaaccATTATTTAATTGGTCTATGCCTTTTGATGAGATACTAAAAAGTAATGGTACAGTATTAAAAGGGTCCCCTAGCGTACTTTGAGTTACTTCTTCTACTGGAGCATTATCTGATCCACCTTGTTCACTAACTGATCCTCCATTATCACCTTGTACCCCACCTGTATTTGATTGATCACtatctatattttctcCCCCACCATTTCCTCCATCACCTATACTTACTTGACTGCATTTCTCGCCACTTGGAGTTTCGGGTTCTTTGCCTCcaccatttatttttcctttttcaaCGTCGGAACACGTCTCACTTTTAGAGTTTCCTAGACCTATGTCTGAATCATTTGATTCACtttgataaattttttcTGATTTATAAGAGTCTTGTAGTGAAGGTGAGGGTGATTCTAGTTTTGCAGATGGTTCTTCAGGTGATGTTTTGTCGTGACTATCTTTTAGTTGGTTTAAAGGTTGTAGCGGTGGTACTTCTTTCGAAGAATGTGATAATCCTGGTGAGTCCGCTTTGTTTGATGTTgtagtttttttattgagggaattacatatttttttagtgattttatatgatataaaacCTCTCACCACCGCCATCTCTTCTCCATTTGG is a window of Plasmodium vinckei vinckei genome assembly, chromosome: PVVCY_14 DNA encoding:
- a CDS encoding PIR protein CIR protein, with amino-acid sequence MDSKKMCEFLINADKYFDGNKVDINKINKNKSIKTYCHNDDCKTKENGINALAAYIIMLFKGLIKKDEYNDYDEYLLMWLSDKLLKIRNESKEKKVKPPYMDTITLNQAYEKHLKDHKVKLRYWDLLDMIKGLKEANLRYMAEFYLLLNRICKTIAYYETKGAESKKLSKHSDNCLDQYRNLYINISECKSYLNLLNKLKGIYDDFRVSAIQENGSNNNLETDLKKLTKPNGEEMAVVRGFISYKITKKICNSLNKKTTTSNKADSPGLSHSSKEVPPLQPLNQLKDSHDKTSPEEPSAKLESPSPSLQDSYKSEKIYQSESNDSDIGLGNSKSETCSDVEKGKINGGGKEPETPSGEKCSQVSIGDGGNGGGENIDSDQSNTGGVQGDNGGSVSEQGGSDNAPVEEVTQSTLGDPFNTVPLLFSISSKGIDQLNNGLKFYKEKKEQLTNAKDTIKNLYNTSVSNVNNFFEKFSDFFNDIIDNISTDSNQVDSPAESGGGGDDPSQPQKDSEHTQKTPQNSPSSTEQNETDQSSEESSGNQDSDQNDQGSEKPVEVPVIIPTDPESGIKGNGTIGIGDIYIFKEFKKIGIPIIVIIISITLAIMYKFLVFERRKKLKRKKMKKSTNLFGVNKTT